From the genome of Trachemys scripta elegans isolate TJP31775 chromosome 2, CAS_Tse_1.0, whole genome shotgun sequence:
GAGAGCCAATGTAACCCTGCTTCAATGTTTCTTCCATTGTTACAGTGCTGAGTGAAAGGGTAATACATAGAGCTGTAATGTTGAATCCTTTGGCCAGCCTTCTCATTCAGGGTAAGTAAAATATCATTAGTTAGTAAGaggttgtttctttttttgttagATTTGAAGGGTGTAAGTGATATGATATTGCGCCTGGATTGCTGTACAACTAGATGTGATAGATTGAACAACAATACTGTTTCGCAATTCTTAGCTTGGCATGCACCCAGGACCAAGAATGATTTTGCAGATATTTTATCTGGATATAAGGTTGTAAGACACTGGCTTCAGAAAGTAAAACTTGCCTAAACTGAGTTGTTGCATTTAGATTCATTAGCTAGATTTCATTCTTCTTTAGAAaagtcttagactgtaagctctttgtggcaggggctgtctttgttctgtgtttggatagaacctagcccaatggggtcctggtccataactagggctcctagataTGGAGATATCAATACCATAATACCTGTGATAATACCAATAATAACTATTTGTCTTGCACAGTGGAAAAAGAAATAGACGTATTAGGCTTCCAGGCTATTTAATTGTTTGTCTCTCTTGTCTTACAAATAGGCTACATTAGGTCCCCTGATTGTTCCAGTAGTACAATCATGAATGCTACTGTGAGATTTCATCATAAGTCAACACATGTAACAACTGTAATaataaccaggggcggctctatgtattttgccaccccaagctcggcagtgaggcagccttcggcagcatgcctgcgggaagtccgccggtcccgcgcctttgacgtacccaccgccgaattgctgccgaggccgcgggaccagcggacctcccacaggcatgccgccgacgGCAGCTTGACTGTcaccctcatggcgaccggcaggctgccccctgcagcttgccgccacaggcacgtgcttggtgcactggtgcctggagccgcccctgataaTAATATATTTCCACAAAGTTTTTGTACATAGCTCTCACGATAGTGATCCCAGAAAGAGTTATCATCCTAATTCTACAAAGGGTACAGAGTGATTAAGGTCAGCATTTTCAAacttgtaaaagcagcaaagagtcctgtggcaccttatagactaacagacgtattggagcatgagctttcgtgggtgaatacccacttcgtcggatgcatgaaagctcatgctcaaatacgtctgttagtctataaggtgccacaggactctttgctgcttttacagatccagactaacatggctacccctctgattttcaAACTTGTATCCCCCAAAGTCAGGAACTTAAAgccatatttaggtgcctgatttttcagtgggGGAGTCAACAGAATTCCTTGGAATTTATCCCAGAGTAACCTAGATCATGATGTGTAATCAAGAACAGAATATAGCCCATTGTCTCTCATTCATATGTGAAATCTCCCTTTGATCATTAAGCACTGGCCTTCTTGCACTCTCCACTAAATCTCATAGGCGTTAGCCCAAAAGCCTTCTCccctacattttttttcctatctGGAACAGCATTCACATCTCTTCTGCATTGACTCCGCATCTTatttcaaatacatttgaaaatacatttttactctCTTGcctgtactttttaatttctttcttcttttctctccGTTGTTATTTATGTATGCAACCATATTACTTAACTGCTTAAAACATTTGTATTTCGGATTGTATCACTGTCACTATACAGATTAAAAGTGATTAATGCATACTTTATAAAGAAGAGTAAATAGGTTAAATTAGACCCACCAAATTTGCTTTAGAGTGTGTTTTGATTACTCTAGTGTCTTGTAAAAATATATAATGCtgcatattttctttttgttttcttttaaaggaaatcATTGTAAGCTTGGTGTCTTGAAAATATGGAATCAATCTCTATGATGGGAAGTCCTAAGAACCTCAATGAAACCTTCTTACCAAATGGTGTTAATGGTATCAAGGATGCCAGTAAGATCACAATAGGGATATTTGGAAGTGGAGACTTTGCCAAGTCCCTGACCATTAGGCTTATAAAATGTGGATATCATGTGGTCGTAGGAAGCAGAAACCCTAAATTTGCTGCTGAGTTCTTCCCACATGTGGTTGATGTTACTCACCATGAAGATGCTGTAGCAAAAACGAACATCATTTTTGTCGCCATACACAGAGAACATTATGCCTCTTTGTGGGACCTCAAGCATTTACTTATAGGTAAAATCCTTGTAGATGTTAGCAACAATATGAGGGTGAATCAGTATCCAGAATCCAATGCAGAGTATTTGGCCTCCCTGTTCCCAGATTCGCTGATTGTCAAAGGATTTAATGTCATCTCAGCCTGGGCACTGCAGTTAGGACCAAAGGATGCCAGCAGACAGGTATGCTTTGTGTTTGAGTTCATTTAGTGTGTGTGCAGAATGAAAACGCAGTAACTGTAATAACAGCAACTCCCTGGTATCAGCTGTCAGAACCAACACTTACTGTCTTTTtccaaaaacattatttttgtaattttttccctaacaccagaggtgaaagtaagctagTATGGTCTGGTAGGGCATACCGGCAGGAGCCTGTACACAGCCGATTGTCCcggcagggggcagcttccctgggctggcaatttaaaaggggcCTGGGCTCCTGGCAGCTGCCCAAgcacctggccctttaaattgccgccaaagccctgctgccagagccttgggGCTCCTGGTCACTGCTACTgccacaatggggctctggtggcgatttaaagggcccagggatttaaaggccccgctcCTTCTGGTTGAGCCTTGCTGAGGTCCCCGGCCCAGCATACCGGTAAATCCCTTAAATTACTTTCGCCCCGCCTAACATCTAAACAAGGCTAGAAGCTGCGTTTCCTGCAGTGCTCTACTTTAGCTGTTAGTGATGGTATCAACTGTAGCAAGAGAAATTGTGGGAAATAAATTAATGatctaatttaaaacaatttacttTCAAGATGGCAGCTTGGATGTAACTAAAGGCATAGTTTGTTTTGTAGGCCTAGGTCTTCAACTGCCCTGAGCTCACACAGTTGACGTAAAGGAGGAAGGCAAAGGCAGCTCAAACCTACCTTTAATCCTCCCCCAACCTTAGGGACCTTTCCACTAGCACAGGATCTCAAGAGCCCCTCATGCTCAGCTCCATCCCTAAATTATCTCCCCAGAGTGCCTCCTGCGCAAAGTGGAGGAGCAGATAGGGGTTCAGCTGCTCGTTAAAGCTGCTTTAAGTTTTCTTTGCACTGCTGGAGTAGTGAAAAGGTGATTTTATAAGCAGGGGCAAAAATCTAGTCCTTGGAACCTTTGCTGGTTATGGTGCAACATGAGAAGTAACTAACCTAGCATGGCTCCCAGAGCCAAGGATGAGTTTCCAAATCTGGCATTTAGAAAACAaccatctatttatttttaaactgagtaAATTGATATGGAATCATATATAAAAAAATGGGACCCCCCTCACATACATCATTTTTACAGAGCCACTTTTCAAAGTGGAACTGTGCTGTATGTCGTTATTTTATTAGATCTCAGTCTAGGTTGAACTCAAAGCTGATCATCAGTAGGTTAAAAAGATGATCAGATGCCCTGGTGATGGGCAAACTATATGACTGTAGGTAAAAAAGGAGCAAGATCTAGCACTTTGTTTAAATTGTGtaatagcacttttttttttttttttttaagtataatgAAGTATCCCTTGGATCTTGCGTCTTTTTATTCCCCTTTAACATTCTGCTAAGCCATCTCTACTTTTTTCGGAACCTGAGCTGTCAAATGCAGCCCAAATTGTTGTACAAACTATGATTAGTTAAAAAACAGCGGTCAGGTGGGGttcctgcttttgttttttgttgttgttgcagctGTCCTGGTCCATTGGGCAAGTTttctattagggctgtcaattaatcgcggttaactcatgcaattaactcaaaaaattaatcatggttacaaaaatgaatcacaattaattgcaattttaatcacactgttaaacaatagaataccaattgaaatttattaaatattttggatgtttttctacattttcaaacattgatttcagttacaacacaaaatacaaagtgtacagtgctcactttatttgtattacaaatatttgacctctaaaaatgataaaagtagtaatatttttcaattcatttcatacaagtaccgtagtgaaatctctatcgtgaaaatgcaacttacaaatgtagggtttttttgttacataactgcattcaaaaccaaaacaatgtaaaactttagaacctacaagtccactcagtcctacttcttgcgcagccaatcactcagagaaacaagtttgttaacatttATGTTAGAtaatgcttcttatttacaatgttacctgaaagtgagaacagacatttgaatggcacttttgtagccggcgttgtgAGGAAtgtacgtgccagatatgctaaacattcgtatatcccttcatgctttggccaccattccagggacatgcttccatgccgatggcactcgttaaaaaaataatgtgttaattaaatttgtgactgaactcctttggggagaattgtatgtctcctgctctgttttttttATTCGCGTTCTTCCaagtatttcatgttatagcagtctcggatgatgacccagcatgttgttcgttttaagaacactttcactgcagatttgacaaaatgcaaagaaggtaccatgtgagatttcaaaagatagctacagcactcaacccaagatttatgaatctgaagtgctttccaaaatctgagaaggacggGGTGTGGATcgtgttttcagaagtcttaaaagagcaacactctgatgtggaaactacagaacctgaaccaccaaaaaagaaaatcaaccttctgctggtggcatctgactcagataataaaaatgaacatatgtcggttcgcactgctttggattgttattgagcagaactcatcatcggcatggatgcatgtcccctggaatggtggttgaagcatgaggagacatatgaatctttagcacatttggcacgtaaatatcttgcagtgtcggctacaacagtgccatgtgaacacgtgttctcactttcaggtggcattgtaaacaagaagcaggaagcattatctcctgcaaatgtaaacaaacttgtttgtctgagtgattggctgaacaagaagtagaacctAGTGGACTTGtaaactctaaagttttacattgttttatttttgaatgcagttattttttgaacataactctacatttgtaagttcaactttcatgataaagagattgcactatagtacttaaatagtatttttcaattcactcaatattttatttttacagtgcaaatatttataataaaaataaatataaagtgagcactgtacactttgtattctgtgtttgtaattgaaatcaatatatctgaaaatgtggaaaacatccaaaaatattattataaatgatattctattattgtttaacagcatgattaatcacaattaatttttttaatcaggattacttttttaattgcttgacagccctactttctatatttaagTGGTTCATTCATTTTTAACATGATTTTAGCCATTGGCCCAAAGTTCATTCTAATCCTGTAGACATTTTAGTGTTGTGAATACCAGGCATCTTGAAACCAGTTTATATTAACTCAGATGATGTACAGTCTTTTTATTTGGTTACCTTGTTGTTTAATCATTTTTCATATTTCAATATTGACCTGAATTGTTCACAGGTTAATTTTTGTGGTTCAGTTGATGTGCTAGTGACAATGGCTAGTTTAGATCTTTGTACTGTGACATCTGCCTGGAGGCCTTGAAATTGTTGATTTCATCTTTAAAGGCATTTCTGTGACTAAAAAGAATTAATTTGACTTTTCCATCAGGTCTTTATATGCGGTAACAATGTTCAAGCTCGCCATCAAGTTATCGAACTTGCCCGACAGCTGAATTTTATTCCCATTGATTTGGGGGCATTGTCTTCTGCAAGGGAGATTGAAAACTTACCTCTGCGGCTGTTCACGTTGTGGAAAGGGCCGGTAGTAGTGGCTGTTAGTTTGGCCACCTTTTTCTTCATCTATTCTTTCATCAGAGATATAATACATCCATATGTGAGAAATCAGCAGAGCGACTTTTACAAGATTCCCATTGAGATTGTGAACAAGACTTTACCAGTTGTTGCTATTACTTTGTTGTCTCTGGTGTATTTATCAGGGCTCCTGGCGGCTGCTTATCAGCTTTATTATGGCACTAAGTATAGGCGACTTCCTCCCTGGCTGGAGAGTTGGTTGCAATGTAGGAAACAGCTGGGACTACTCAGTTTTTTCTTTGCTACCGTGCACGTGGCTTATAGTCTCTGCTTACCAATGAGGAGGTCTGAACGATACTTGTTTCTTAATATGGCTTATCAGCAGGTAAGGAACATACCATTTTTTATCTAATGACAGAAGAGAGAATCAGAATGCCTTGATTGTATTTATGTGACATATATCAGTGTCTTTGAATACCTTTTCAATGGAAAATCTTTGGGGCTACATTGTGACTGCCTATTGGTCAATAGGGAAAGAGGCTACAAGGAGCGCTCTACCTTGTGGCAAGCTTCAGATGGGGTCAACCACAATCAAGTCCCTCCAGTAGGGGGAGTCTAgcatttgttcccttttttattcCCCACCGGCCATGAACATTACCCtagagagggtggggaagaggcaggccaATAGTAAAATCAGAAGAGCACTCTTAGTTTCTATCATCTTGGGATGTGAGGGCTGAATGATAATTCATAAGAAAGCTCAAAACATCTAGCAAGTTGTTTTCATCTCTCTAGTCCCAAAGGTTTTGGTGTGTGTATGTCATAAATGTAGATGTATGTTGTTGAAAAGGTTTTTACAGGTGGCAGCATTAATATACAAACTAGATTATACACAAGGACCACTCACTGAAATGCAGACAGTTTTGGGTAGAGGTATGCCAGCTGTTTAATAGCATACCATAACACTACACAACCGTCTAGAACAGCAAAATCCTAAGCAAATATATGTTCCTTCTAGGGAAAATGAAGATGCTGTATCACTTCTCAAACTAGcggtaaaaaaatatattttgtttagaagAAATTCTTTGTTCCTCTACAGTTATTGGCAGGAGGCATTGACTCAGAGTTCTGAACAGCAGTTAGTATTTATATCCAAACAATCCTGGACAAAACAATCATCCTAGGCAGAAAGGTCTGCTTTTCCTAATCAAACTGTCAGTGAGGTGTCTGTTTGCCTCTTCTTCTACACTAGCATTTCATAAAGCAGGTTGGCCTTTCAGCATATGAAATCTGCAGAGCCAAGGGATGAggcaggaagaagcagcagctaagCAAATCAAGCCATAATAATGGAAAGAATAAAAGGGGATTGGATCAACAGTGTAGAAAGAAGGGTGAGCATGAAATATTGAAATAAGACAGCTGAAGAGCATGAATGAATCTATGACTGGCATTGTGACGGGGTCTGTCAGGTCATCTTTTCCCCTTGCAGGAGGGTTCAGTGTCTGACACTCCCCATTTAAGGAAAATCCACTCAGACTAGTGACCAGCAAGACAGTCCTCCAGAGGCTTAGAAGGGCTAGGAGGAAATACTGACCAATCAAGGCCCAGCAGGCCAATTAAGAAGGCTTGCCTCCTTTTGCTCATGAGCAAAGACTGGGACAGAGCAGGACCTCCTCAAGGTTCTCCCAGAACCTCGGCCAGAGCCTTGCCTTGAGCATATCAACAGAGCACTTGCATATGGGGGgagtttttactttttgtttaaagGCACAGACAGGCAAATCTTAAGTTGCTGTTTTGTTACTTGATTGTTCAGAGGCGCTCACGGCACAGGCTACCCTGCCCGAAGCTGGCAGCCAAATCTTGAAGACTTAGGTGGGAAGCGCCTGCAATATCACACATGGCCCTGATGTGGGGATTACAGTGCAGCTCTGCCTCCCACAGACATACACAAAATTCAGCCAGGAACCCTAATTGTTTAGGTTTACATACTTGTCAAAGGACCTGCTAGTACTTTTGTGAAGAAGTTCTCATATCTTCTATATTAATTTGAAAAATCTCACATGTCATCATCAATGGTGGCCCCTTGCAAGAACTGACATGTAATTACAGATTTGATAGACCCCAGGGAATTGGAAATTTGTGAGATCTAATTGAGTATACAAGTGACTTGACAGTTGaagtgaattgtttctttcctgtCATGAGGATGTCCAAGCTCATCCATCTTTTTTATGTCTTATGTTAATAACAGAAGAGACAGAGTAATTTAGGAGTCAGCACAAGGATTTGAAGCAATAGCAGGAAATAATGataatttatttgtaaattcaacAAAATAAAGAGAATTGCAGACCCACCCATTTTATAGTGTAGATCATAAATTGTTGATGCCTTAAAAAGTAGGTACTTTGTGTCGCAATGTGGAGAATCTCATCTGATTTCATGAGATAATTTCTATAAATAAGGAGTAGCTAGTACTTTAAGCTAATGCCTGTCCTTTTTCCACTGTTTCAACATATATTTCAACCTAATATGCACCCAGAACCCACAGTGATGAAGCAAATAGCTTTTTCTCCAAGACATGAAGAAATCTCTAAAATATTTGActacattttatatttgtttgtaaTCTGTTTTCTTACAAAACTCAGACTGGAGACTATtactcatcaaaagagcttttgTAAATAGTATTTAATATTCTGGAAAATAAAGGCCATCTTTTTTGCTGTCTCCTCAGGTTCATGCAAATGTGGAAAATTCTTGGAATGAGGAAGAAGTGTGGCGAATTGAAATGTATATCTCCTTTGGAATAATGAGTCTCGGCTTGCTTTCGTTGTTGGCACTTACTTCCATCCCTTCAGTAAACAGTGCCTTAAACTGGAGGGAATTCAGTTTTAttcaggtgtgtgtatgtgtgttctcTGGTTGTTTGTGTTAATAAGGGGTTTAATGGTTAATAAGAATGCAtggtcatttttattttgaacCACACTTTTGCTATAGGATGaaataaggttttttttccctctcaatagtaactgtaaaaatgatacaACTTCTCACTCAACAGAGAGAGTCCCTCAGAGTTGGGCAGAAAATGATTTTCCTGTCCTCCTACTGTTTTCAGGAGTTAAAAATTTTCTCCTGTCTCAAATTGAGATGAGAAGTCAAAATCCTTAATATAACCTTATAACATAGGGTATAGAtgttaagtgagattaatgcatgcagcatcctgcaagcatttcataaagtctaaacacattcttataactctaatatctacTTAATAATACTAATacccaggtgagccagactggtttccagctctgcatttgtcaGTATTCAGTGAGGCCTAAGGGCCTtcgcatgagctggcacctggtctgccagcatcacagtgggAACATGTCATGTTGTCCTTGTTGTCCTTCTTCCACTTCCatatactttatttttatttgcggTCCTCCGTACATCACAGCATATAGGGCCTTTGAAGGGCAAAGCATAGCTAGCTCCTAAATGCATTATACTCATGAAACTGGAAGTAAGAGACTGCATTTGCTATACATGTGGCATAAAGGAGACCTTTCATCCCCATCAGCAGACATTCCTGACTTGCAGAAGTCGCCATTTTAATAGTAATGCCACTGTCTGATGAGAGACAGACGGTGATGTCACTGGACCAACCCAGAACTGTCTGCCCTGAACTAGGAACTTCCATGCAGCAGCTGGGAAAATGCAGGCATGGCAGCCCAACATATGTGTAGATGACATAGAAGGATCAGAAAAACACTTAGGAATAAGCTGTGGTGAAGCACTTCATATACTTCCTGTGTGTAACACATCTTAAGTAGTACCGAAAGCTGATAGAGAAGCAAATAAACATAACCAGCAAGAAGCATTGAGACATACAAAAAGCACAAGTCCCAATTAATCACAGAAAGGTGTCAGCATGAAATGAAATTATTGTCACCTTTAAGCTGTGGTTATTGATATGAAGTACTAATAGACATACGTCTGTTGCCAGGAGACATTCTGATAGAGCACATCTGAAAAGTGTGTATTTTGCTATAGTTTGGAGTGTATTAATGTAGGCCTTACTCAGAGTCCTGTCTGACTAAGGTCTGGTTTGtcccatttagggtgaccagacagcaagtgtgaaaaatcgggatgggggtggggggtaatagaagccttggtaagaaaaagccccaaatatcgggactgtccctataaaatcgggacatctggtcaccctagtcccattGTAATTACATTGCCTAGTTCATAATTCTGTCACTGTTGACTGATTCTTGCCTATGTAGACTCAgacactttaaggtcagaaaggaccatcgtggtcatctaatctgaccacctgcacattgcagccacagaacctcacccactgcTGAAATTTATCCAGCTCAATCTTGAAGCCGATTAGGATTTttacccccactgctccccttgaaaggctgttccagaacttcacttctctgatggttagaaacctttgcctaatttcgagcttaaacttgttgatgaccaCTTTACATCCATTTGGTCTTGTGTCCATATTGGCGCTTAACTTAgataactcttctccctcctttgAGTGTATCCCTCtgctgtatttatagagagcaatcatatctcctcacATGTAACACATATTGTCACTACTTTAATAATTAGGGCTCTAGAAGGGCTTTGTAAATTATAACCATTTTAAGGGGAGTGACATTGAACATTGCATTAGCTGCAGTTGTCAGAGGTGTTCTGTCTGTGGAGGaattcctccttctctctctttgggtTTCTGTCAAGGGAGGAATCTATAGGAAACCTCCAACAGTGGTTGCTGGGGGAAGTGCTGATTCAACACATTTCTTCAACTGAcctggctcttccccctccctgagaAGTGCCACCCACTTCTTAGGTAATGAAGAGAGAAGCAAAGTTGTGGCCCTTTGCATTTCCATAAACTCACTACCAGGCAGACTTTCTCCTTCAGAAGTTCTCTGCCTGGAACTATGCTAGAGACGATGGTATGAACTAAatcttcagtttaaaataaaacaacaacaattagtCATAGGTGATTTGAGCCATACATCCAGTGTATGATTAGGAACTCCAGCAGCAAGTCATGCAATTGTAGCTTTTCCTTACGAAAGTTTCCAAATTTGGGCCTCAGGTTGTGGGGGTAGAAATGTGCATGCAGGCAAATCATTGTGTAATTGTTTTGTGGTCTTTGGAATGCCCTGGTATACCACAACTATTCCCACTGTAATAAAAATCAACTTGTTTCTAGTTATCACAGCTTATAAACTGTAATGAAATGCTGAGAGATGATTCAAGACGTCTGACTGGTGTACAGGACATTCCTCCTCTAGACATGCCCTCATGTGAAACTGCATCACACATTAAAGAGAATTTGGACAAATTGTCTTTTTAATTATCACCTTTGGTGTGCAATGGCAGTAATAATTGAAACACAGGTGTTTCCTTGGGATTAATGACCAACTAAATATAATGGTCTTTAGCTGTTTCTCAGGGCATTAAATGTTCCCTAGATACTCATTAATTCTTAGGAAACATCCTCTGCCTCAAGCCTTGTTTCATAATCACTGACCTTACAAGGGTTATTTTACCAAGGAAAATGAAGCTGGCATTCCACCACACATTAACAGTGATTAAGTTCAAATCTCATATAGAGTGCTTAGGCAGAGCCAGATAAAATACAGCTAATGCCCTTTTAGCACTATTTCTCCATCTACTGAAAGACAATATTATAAAGAAGGTTTGTACTTAATGATTATAATCCTGCCTGAAATCAGCAGGAGATGCAGAGTGGAATAAGGGCTGGTCAGCTCAGTATAGCTAGGGGAGTTGGTGCTGGAGTAGCATGACACTAGTTTTACTCCTGGATCTAGCAGAAGCATAGATTTTCCAAAGCAGTGGCTGCTGAAATTCTCACTTCTATCCTACAGATGAGGGCTCAGTGTAAGAACCTGCCAAGCTAGAGCCTGGTACTCAGGAGATTCTGGCTGATGCCTCTGCATCACCACTAGAGGTTTAGGTCAGGCATCCTGAAGAGGACCCTGCAAAGCTAAAGTCGAGAGGAAGTACCATCCTTCAGGGCCTGAGTGGCACCCCACAGCCCACTGACTGGCCAATACCAATATATAAAACCAGGAAGCCATGATGAGGAACTGTCTGAGCAACAACACAGACCACCTGTCTGCTTCTGACTCTCCTAATGACAGTCCTGAGACTCTGGCTTCTGACCCTGGTTTGTTCTTTCCCTGTCTCTCTGATTGCTATCTGTAACCTGGTGCCTGACCTGGTCTCCTGATAACATGACCTTGCCTGCCTCTTGATGCCTGACTCTTTTTGCCCTCTGACCTATcttggactctgacctcctggcATTGGACGTGGACTGacttctgctctgaccactaggtcagaccacCCATATCCTGTTTGTGACACTCAGCATCATTGCAGCTGCTCAGTTTCTGACCTCCCCCTTCTGAGAGCCGCACACTCACGCAAATGCGGTTTCTAGCTCACTTTGCTGAATTCACTTGGTTTCTAAGGGCTTGTGTAAATGGCAATTTACTGTATGGCAAGCCACAGTGTTAATCTACAGCACATCAGTTTGCTTCACAGTAACATCttgtgtggacactgctacagtgcaCTGAGAGTCCCGGAGTGCAGCTTGGCATACTTTAATTGCACTGTAGCAGTTTCCACATGGGATCTTACTGAGTGGCAAGctggtgtgctgtagattcacactggGCCTTGCCagttgccatgtagacaagccctaactgaGTCAACTAGGCCACTTTTCAGGAGTATGTCGTGTTTGTTATTGTGCTGTATCACACCTGAGTAACAATCAGAACAGTGCACAAGCCTAGACTATATGAAGAGCAGCCCTTTTCTATCTGGGCAGGTTTACTTGTGCAGAAGAGAGGAGATGAAGAGAGTAGTAAACTCAGAAGAAAACCCCATACTCCACTCCTTGTGTGACTGAAGTTTAATTGTTGTCAGGCTCTTCTGTTTTAGGTGAAACAGTAACATAATGTTCTGTCAAATCTTAGTCCTCTGATggcatttaaataaaactaaactTTCTCTGCTTAAAGGATGAAAATTCTCTGTAAAGCATTTCATTATCACTGGCTTTCTCCAATAATTGTTATATAGTATTACCCATAGCTGAGCCTGCTGAAGAAATGAGCAGTCAGATTCACTAAGTTGTTCcatgtttacactggtgtaacagcaCTGATTGCAAGGGAGTCACACCAGCATAGAACTGGAACAATGCAGTGGTGAGTCAGGCCCAAGCTTTTATTCGTCATCTGAATTTCTTTCCAGAATATCAGGCAAGATCCTGCG
Proteins encoded in this window:
- the STEAP2 gene encoding metalloreductase STEAP2 yields the protein MESISMMGSPKNLNETFLPNGVNGIKDASKITIGIFGSGDFAKSLTIRLIKCGYHVVVGSRNPKFAAEFFPHVVDVTHHEDAVAKTNIIFVAIHREHYASLWDLKHLLIGKILVDVSNNMRVNQYPESNAEYLASLFPDSLIVKGFNVISAWALQLGPKDASRQVFICGNNVQARHQVIELARQLNFIPIDLGALSSAREIENLPLRLFTLWKGPVVVAVSLATFFFIYSFIRDIIHPYVRNQQSDFYKIPIEIVNKTLPVVAITLLSLVYLSGLLAAAYQLYYGTKYRRLPPWLESWLQCRKQLGLLSFFFATVHVAYSLCLPMRRSERYLFLNMAYQQVHANVENSWNEEEVWRIEMYISFGIMSLGLLSLLALTSIPSVNSALNWREFSFIQSTLGYVALLISTFHVLIYGWKRAFEEEYYRFYTPPNFVLALVLPSIVIVGKIILLFPCVSRKLRRIRRGWEKSQVMEERGGTIPHLSPERITVM